The genomic stretch ATACCTCATAAAAAAATATTATTTGGACCAGATAAAAACTTAGGAGCACACGTTGCAGCTAAACTTGATAAAGAAATCATTCCAGTTCCAAAAGATGGTCACTGTTACGTTCACAGATTATTCCATATTGAAGATGTCGAACTTAAAAGAGAACAACACCCTAATGCAGAAATAATATGCCATCCAGAATGTGACATGAAAGTTCAAAAAGCATGTGATCAAGTAATGTCCACCGGAGGAATGTTAAGATACATTGCAGCAAGTGATAAGGAAGAATTCGTAATCGGAACTGAAATTGACATGATTACAAGAATCAATGCAGAAGTTCCTGGTAAAAAATTATATCCTTTACTTGAAGGAGCTATTTGTGAAACTATGAAGTTACACACACTTGAAAAAATTAGAGATTCCCTTGTAAACGAAGCTCCACAAGTCACATTACCTAAAGATGTTGCTGACAAATCAAGAAAAGCAGTACAACATATGCTTGATGCTTCAAAATAATTAAAAAAAATTATAAAGCTAATTTCTAATTAGCTTTTTCTTATTCTATTTCATATTCATTTACAAATGAGAGTATTTTGTAAATGGAATCATTTTTGTTATTATAATCAAATTCTTCAGCTTCTGGAGTAATTACTTTTATAACCACATTATCAATTGTTCCTTCTAAAGGCAATACATCATTTTCAATATCCATATAAAATAGATCAGATGTAGTTACAATTAAAGTGCTTGCTTTAATATTGGATAGTTTATCTACGACATCATACTCCAAGAGACACTTTGTGAGGTATTTCAAATCAAAAATATCTCTGAATAAACCTGCTTCAACAAAATCCTCAAGCATAGCATCAACTTCTTCTCTGGATGCATTAGCAAGTTGGTCTCTAGACAAATAATTTAAAAACAGCAAACGATTGATTACCACAACCAATTGTGATAAAGAAGAATCATAAACATCAGAATAAAGGGCATCGTTAGATTCCAAAATCGCTTCTATAGATTTAAAAAATACATAATTCCTTCCAGACAATTTAGACATATTATTCAAAGACACAATATGTTCCATGTAATCAGGATATTCAGCAGCCCATGTAAATACTTCACAGCCTCCAATACCTTCACCAATTATTGCCAAAACATTATCTATGTCAAATTTCTCTTTCAAGAATTGTTTTTTAAAGTTGACAGAATCCCTAAAAGTTTATACTGGGGATTTATATTTTAAACCTGTTGTGGATGGTGAACAGGATTCAGGTGAACCTAATGCAAGAATCCTTATAAAAAAGTATTTATTATTACGAATAAACTCAAATTCCTCACCCTCATGAAGAATTTCCTTTGTTAAATTATTATGAAGATTAAGTAAAGCAGAGCGTTCTCCTTTAAGAGTAGAACAAAATACAATTGCATTAATCATATTTCCATCTTCATCATATTTTGGAATCCCCATTGTACTATATTCAACATTTACATCCTCAAGAACTGCACCGGATTCAAATTCAAAAGAAGACATGGCATGATTACCAAATTCAACATTCAATTCTCGAATAATAATAACACATCCCTTATTTAATTAATATAATACAAATAATTTAGAATATAAATAGTTTATACCATATCCTCTAAAAAACTAGACAAAAATACAAACATTTCTATTTCTTCCCTTACAATGAAATCATCAAGCCTAAACTGTGCAACATCACTTTGAAAAGGATATAATTTTTCATCAAAATACATTTTAATTATTAAAATATTTTCATTGATTACTATATTTTCAGACAAATTGTTCATAAGATAATCCATTTGTGCAGGTAACAATCCAGACACACTATACTCAACGAATTTGCGATTATTTTCATCACCATAATTTGAAATCTTAACAATCATTAAATTCCCCCATAAACTCTTTTAATTCATTTGAAATTGTATCTAATTCATTGAAACACAAATGCCCCAAGTCAGAATCCATAATTATTAATTGAGAACCATCAATCATTTGAGACATTGGAATAGCATCTAATTCTGGAGGAAAATGTGGATCTTGCTTGCATGCAATTATCAATGTCTTTGATTTGATTTTATCCAATTCATTTTCAACATCAAAATACATGCATGCTTCATTGCAGTACTTCAAATCATAGATATCTGTTTCTATGCTTTCATTGCCGAAGTTTTCAAATTCAGAATGCAATTCTGCTTTAGACATATTCCTTAAAGCTTCTTTAGACAATCCAAAATTAAATTCCGCCAAACTAGCTATCCTCAATGTTCTATTTAAAGAATAAGTTAATTCACCACGATTATAATCAGGGTCAGATTCTATTATTTCATTTACAAAGTGAGATAGAATGAAATCATGACCTGCAACTTTATAACTGCTAACACCACAAATGATAAAATCAGCATAATCCTGGAAGTTAATTGCTGAAGTAAGAGCAACAAAACCCCCCATAGAGTTACCAATCATGCCTAAAACATGATTAATGCTGAATTTTTGTGCCAGGAATTCCTTTTGAAAGTTCACAACATCATTAATTGAATATTTTGGAAACCTGTTTTTTAAATCAGTAGTTGATGGTGAACAGGATCCAGGAGAACCAAGAGCTGAAATACAAATGAAGAAATATTTATTTTCATCAAAAGCATCATTTTCACCAAGTAATGGTGCAAGTTTTTTTACTGAAGAATAGCTGCCCAAAGAACCGTGACAGTACACTACAGCATTTTTTATAAAGCCATTTTCATCATAGACAGGAGTTCCAAAAGTCATGTATTCCACAGTTACATCAGTCAATACATCACCATTTTCAAA from Methanobrevibacter sp. encodes the following:
- a CDS encoding alpha/beta fold hydrolase, which codes for MDSFEFENGDVLTDVTVEYMTFGTPVYDENGFIKNAVVYCHGSLGSYSSVKKLAPLLGENDAFDENKYFFICISALGSPGSCSPSTTDLKNRFPKYSINDVVNFQKEFLAQKFSINHVLGMIGNSMGGFVALTSAINFQDYADFIICGVSSYKVAGHDFILSHFVNEIIESDPDYNRGELTYSLNRTLRIASLAEFNFGLSKEALRNMSKAELHSEFENFGNESIETDIYDLKYCNEACMYFDVENELDKIKSKTLIIACKQDPHFPPELDAIPMSQMIDGSQLIIMDSDLGHLCFNELDTISNELKEFMGEFNDC
- the nadA gene encoding quinolinate synthase NadA yields the protein MTNALQDEILKLKDEKNAIILAHNYQPKEVQEIADFLGDSLELCIKASEIDDKDLVIFCGVDFMAETAFILNPDKKIVIPTLEAECPMAHMLPEEVLLEVKEEHPDAGVILYVNSIAEAKQHADTLCTSANAVKVAESIPHKKILFGPDKNLGAHVAAKLDKEIIPVPKDGHCYVHRLFHIEDVELKREQHPNAEIICHPECDMKVQKACDQVMSTGGMLRYIAASDKEEFVIGTEIDMITRINAEVPGKKLYPLLEGAICETMKLHTLEKIRDSLVNEAPQVTLPKDVADKSRKAVQHMLDASK